From Cucumis melo cultivar AY chromosome 3, USDA_Cmelo_AY_1.0, whole genome shotgun sequence:
TAGAAAGGaacaaaaaaggaaatcaaatctaacatatcaaatttaaatttagctTATAAATCTTTGATTACATAACCCAAATCCATGAACCAAAATACCCATCTAAATTGTCCCATGAGATGGAAGGCTTCAATTTTTGTGTTAGTCCacttttttctattctttttcctCATGAATAAGTGTATAGATTGAGATTATGGCAGTTGTTTTTGTGAAGAATAGGCTTTGTTGGAAGAAAATAGAATGTTTGGAGAAtgcatttgaattttttttttctgaactTCTAATCTCTGATCTTGAAGCCAAAGTGTGTTTCGAAGGAATTTGAGACGTGAAAAAAGTGATTTCAACTATTTTAAGCACATAACATCGTGCAATGATGTTTGAAAATGCAGGTAGATGCTAAAACTATCGAACCCCAAGAAGTAGTTGAGCTGAATGGCAACAACTAGATCAAAAGAAAGCGGTGGTTTGGGGAAGGAGAGAAGGATCACACCTCCAAGTTCTGTCACCATTCCTAACAATACTCCAACTAAAAGAACTCCAAAATCATCTCCTAGAGGTTTTATCTCTTCCACTGATCCAAAagttccttctttttcttcttcttctccttctccttcctctGCTCCTACTTCTCTTTCTATTCTTCCCGAAAAACCCGTCCCAAATTATCTCAAATCAACAGCCAGCTCCCGCAATGACCATAACTTCAAGCCAATAACCAGGAGTAAGTCTGGCCCTGCACCTATACCTGAGGGCAAACCTAGTTTGAATAGAAGAAGATCTTTTGACAAACCTCCCCCGACCGCACCACGTTTGGAGAAGCCGTTTCGTTCGCCTGGACCGAGGAATAGGGCTACGCATGTTCCTGTCCGGTCTTCCTCTTTTGGGGCTAAACCTTCCACCAGCACCACTATAATTGGCCATTCTACAAAGCCTGGTTTTTTGGAGAGATCATCTTCTAAAATTTCTAAGGTGGGAGGGAAACCACAACCACCAATTCAGAGTTTAAAAACTAGTAGTAGTCATGTAAAGAAAAGCTTGAGGAGAGAATCTAGCAATGTTGCTGCTTCTGCTTCTGCTTCTGCTTCAGCTGAAATAGTTCCGAAGACTAAGAATGCTGTTGAACATGTAGATCAGAGTCCTTCTTTCGTTCTCGGTGTTAATGAGGAGGATTTGAAAAAGATCGAGTGCGAACTCGATCCGTATCTTCCTGATCCAATGCCTGAATTGGACAAACAAGTTAGAATTGATCAGGTGGAAAA
This genomic window contains:
- the LOC103488229 gene encoding uncharacterized protein LOC103488229 codes for the protein MATTRSKESGGLGKERRITPPSSVTIPNNTPTKRTPKSSPRGFISSTDPKVPSFSSSSPSPSSAPTSLSILPEKPVPNYLKSTASSRNDHNFKPITRSKSGPAPIPEGKPSLNRRRSFDKPPPTAPRLEKPFRSPGPRNRATHVPVRSSSFGAKPSTSTTIIGHSTKPGFLERSSSKISKVGGKPQPPIQSLKTSSSHVKKSLRRESSNVAASASASASAEIVPKTKNAVEHVDQSPSFVLGVNEEDLKKIECELDPYLPDPMPELDKQVRIDQVEKKAALDKDETDTEILKVVVTNKEVEEKETPGTAETEISLANREQNEGEEEEPKEEDKPKRIGVEKEEVLALEESINNKNDQEKSETDSVLDGESCKEENDQNSTPKAAETTEKEAESTEKTAKPRQGAPGRKESPAVYNHVIEETASKLLEKRKNKVRALAGAFQTVIDYESSSK